A window of Fusarium musae strain F31 chromosome 1, whole genome shotgun sequence genomic DNA:
AGAGTTGGGCTAGCGAATGAGGCTGGGTTGATAGCAGACATCCAGATTCGAGTCTTGTAGATCTTGAACAAGTCAGTGACGAgagagttgaagttgatgtaCGAATCGGCAAAGTAATAGAAGGtcagcttcttccaatcCCTAGCAGAGAGGTTAGTCATACTATTCTGTTGATAAGTGGCAAATATACCCACATCTGGAACTCGGCGTCCAGAATCTCCATATTGAGAGCATGCTCCTTGACCTTTTGCATACAAACACGCTTCGCCTTCGCCTCTTGACCTTCCTTGTCCCGCAGGGCTTGGATCTCGTGGTTCTGGGCAAGAcgtttgatgagcttgggtCGAAGCTCGCCAGCGTTGGGCTCCTGCGCATGGTGCTGGTTTGGAGGACCCATGCCTCCAACCGCGCTTCCCTGAAGACCGGTAGAGGAGGCGAGAAGACCTGCGCTAGAACCCTCCTGCGCGACGGCAGCATTTTGTGAGTACATCATCAGCCACTTGTACTGCTCTTCAGCATAGTGCTCCTTGAGTTCCTTAGCAGCCTGCCATTCAACGTTATCCTTAGCAACGGTTCCAAGGTCAGTGCCGCGATCAGCCTCAACTATCACCAGATCACCAGGCTTGACATTAAGACCAGTGCCCTCTTGAATGTAGAACACGTCAGCTCGAGCGCACTTGAACAACACAATGTGAAGAAGCTGGTTGTGACGAGGCTGAGCAATACTGTAAACATtacgatgaggagatggtgcTCGGTTCCCATACGCAGTGGGCAATCCGTAAGGAGATCCATATTGATTGGCAAACCCTGGTTGGTAGGCATTTCCGATATTGGCACCTCCGCCAACGCCAAAGTATTGACTTGCTGTTTGCGTGCATTAGCAAATGATCAAACAAACAACGTGAATTTTGAGCTCAACTTACCATGAGAAGAAGCACTAAAGGCAGCAGGGTCGGGGTACCCGGGGGGGTATTCCTGAGATTGCTGCATATCGAGTGCAGAAGGCTCTAGTGCGGCCGCGTCGGGAACAGAGCTGATAGAACCTTGGCGAGTAGGCATGTTTGCAAAGGAGTGTCGCCGGCTTTGAGAAATATCAGAAGGATTAAATCCAAGGGAGCTTGACCAGAGCGctttcttgaggttggcgtTTTCAGGTTTGCGATTGTTCTCAAACGGGGAGCGTAATGACCCCGCTCCGTACTCGCTCATGCGCCTGCTCAGCGCCCGTTTGGCCAGCATATCGCCAGATTcgttggcttcatcaagctcatcaatagCATAATCAGATTCTTCAGGAACTGTGTCTCGTATCGGGTAGCCGTTTGCAGGATAGGAAGAGCCAGTAACTGCGCGGGGTCGAATTCGGGCATTGTTATACTGtgtttgctgctgctgttgttggcgcAGCATAGCATTTTCGCGAGCTAGCATTTCAATTGTTTTCGCATCCGATTGATGAAATGAACTTTGCATCGACTCGCTTGGGctttcatcgtcgtcgtcctcgaCTTCCTTGACTTTTCCAAGCATCGAGCCGTCGTTGGCCATTTCGCTTAGCATGCTAGGTCGAGAAGGTCGATGTTGAAGCGCGGGATAGCGAGCGCGACCCATTATGGCAGAAGAGCTCATCGAAGGCGGGGCGGCTGTTGACTCAGGATCCAGCTGCCCAACAGAGTACGATTGAGACCGGTATGTTTTGGGAGTGGGATGAAGCGGAATAGCGAAAGGTATTTGCGAGTTAGGCGCAGGATCGCGCGAGACCGGAGAAGTCTGCATGTCCGAGCCAAAGAAGGAGTTACCACCGCCCGGAGGCATGGTCGATGTGGGAGAAGGCAAAACCTCGCTGAGCCTCGATGGAGGATCTTTGCGTTCATTGTTCCAGATAGCCGTACCCCATGAAAAGCCAGGTGCGCCAGATCCCCGGCCCATCACAGATGAAGCTGAGTGAGATCCCCACGCTCCACCAGCCTCTCCAGAGGGCGTGCTGGGATGAGAAGTAGTTGGAGACATCGAGTTACTAGCGATAGATCCCCTACGGGGACGGCCCAAGGTTTGAGAAGTCTCGTTCAACCACGAAGGTCGTCGGACAGGTCTAGGAGGTTGCGACGTAGAATGTGATGCTGCTGTTCCGGACTCGTATCGGTGCTCACCTTCGTCGTCTGAACTAGCGAGAGCTTCTGAATCTGGTGTAGATGTCCTCGCGTgcagcttctcgaggagCAGTGACTGATTGTTACCCGGGGCTGTAGGATGAGATCCCTGGCCTAGTCTGGAGGACGGGCCTGTCTTGAGCGGACCAGAACTCATCATCCAGGAAAGACACTACTTGGCTTCTTTCAATCTAAAATCTACAAGACTGCTGATTGATAATGTCCTGCGAATGGGAGATTTGATCTTATATCTGCGATACGTGAAACGGCTAGCACAAGCTGTCGTGTTTCGTGATAACGGATAATAAACAGAGTTGGGGGGTGAAATAAAAAGTAGGCTGTAAAGATCTTTAAGAATGAATAGAATCGAAACTGTGAATGGCTAGTTAGCTGACTGGTCTCATGATGCACAATGAATGATATTATTTGTGAAGAGAAACCCTATTGGCCACACGACACCTCAGCCATATTGGGGAATGTAACAAGAGTCAGGGCGAACAAGTCAATGAATGAAGACTCGATAAATAAAGCAGAATACTCATCAAAGTATCCAGATTCGCTGCAAATGGACTTACCAGAGATGGAATCTCAAGGATATCTAAAGACTGTGTCGTCACACGTGCCAAATTCTAAGTCGTAAAAACAGACGGAACGTAAGAAAAAGAACGCTGATGCGGTAATCAGTGTCGAAAGGTGTGGCTCTGAGAAGTGGCAACTCTGATCTTATCGCAAATGTTAAATCGCGATATCAGAAGTCGTTGCGGCGTGAGCCAGAGGTTGATTAGTGTTGAGCGAATACAACAGAATATCTAAACACCAGCGCGTCTAACCCAAGGCGCAAATAGAAGATTCAGATTGTCGGATATGAGGAAAGGAGACTGGGGACCCTGTCATAGAAGGCCTTGTTGAGAGGACTGATTTGGGCAGACGAAGATGTCCAGTGCTGTAGCGACGAAGGAGACTCAATCGTGGCCCATTGTCAGTGAAAGGCTCGAAAGCAGGCGCGAAATCCGACACCAAGAGATTGACGCGGGGTTGGTGCTACACTTGGAGCGGCAACAAGGCGGGAGAGACGAGCGGCGGTGGCAAATAGTCAGTGATCAGAAAACCTGTCTCCGAAAATTCGAGTATCAATCTGCAAAGACCACGAGAGTGTCAACGACGATGTGGTGAACAGGCAGGCGAAAAGTGGTTGATCGCGAATAACGTCGTCGGGCACACGGTGTGCAAGTCGAATGAGGAGGACGGGGAGAGTTTGCGAAATGCAGTCGGAAGGCGGGGGAGCACAGCGGCGCGCTGCAAAAAGTGATGATATTGACAAAGAAATGCAAGCAGAGGGAAAGCTTGGCAGGAGGGAGTATGTCGCGTGTCGCGGAGCAGCGTTGCAATGTGCCGTGTTGTGTTGCGAACCGTTTGCTGCTTGTCGTGGCTGCTACTCCTGTTGGATTTTGCGATGCAATGCGCCGAGTGTTCAGGTTGTGTCGAGATGCGGTTACCACACGAGACCAGGTTCTAAGTGGTGCTGGGGAGAGTCGCGGGCGGTATGGACCTCCAACTGATACTGCCGTTCCTCTGCGGGTACTAGGGCGGCGCGGGAGCTTTCAATGGGGAAAGCTGGTGGACGGCGCAGCAGGGGAGGGGGTCCTAGATGTAAGCGCACCGTCGCGAATTGTTTGACTTGAGAGAGGGAGGTTGATCTCGAGTCGATACAATGCTttatgatgaagagatagaTGGGAAGGGGGACCAGGACAGACAGGCCCAATGAAGAGAGTAGAATGGGTGGAGCGAGCAGAGAGTTGTGGAGAGTCCCAAGGTGGAGAGAGCCTCAGAACGAGAGGGACCTGGACAAGACCGCAGAGATCCGAATGGAACACTGAGAGGTGTGATGTGATCTTCTGATCAGGGGACTCAGACCAGGCGTAGTAGACTGGACTGTCTTGAGAGAGGGGTCGGCGAGGTAGGAGACTCTGTCCCTAGTTCATTTGCCAGACAAACCTGGAGAACGATGCGTTAGCGAAAGCCCTAGAGCAAGGTACCGATACATTTGGCGAGGTGACGAGCCAGCCCAGAGCTTGCTTGCGGAAAGCTTGGGAATTTTGGTGGCTCGAGCACCGCGACGAGAGCTCTGCTGTACGGAGTGCTTTGAGGAGCGCAAGCATGCCATGGTAAAAGGAAGCGCCTTGACCTACCTGAACAAATGAAAAAGGTGAGTGCCTGAGAAAGAAATATTGGACCAAAGCACGCAGCTCTGTGAGTCGATTTGAGGTGCGCCTCAGACTCTATGTGTTGGAaacaaggtaaggtaggctAAGTGAGGTACCTAGCTGTGTTGATGGAGGTCTCAGAAAGCAGCGGGGACCCGACGTTGATCTGGGGAGAGCTACTAGCTCGGGTCGGTAGCTGGGCGATTTAGTTTTTGTCGCCTCGGCAGCCCGGTAGGGTAGAGGAGTCGACGCTAGATAACTTGACCCGTAGAGCATGCGATGACCACGATGCTCTGCTCTGCAGGCTAGGCTAGAGACGAGAGACAAAGGGATGTAATTTGACGAGGGGGTCGGAGTGTTGATATGCTTTTCCCTTGTGGCAGAAGAGGGGGGCTTGATTAGAAAGATGGTGTCGGCCAAGTGATGTTGAATGGTGATACAGTAacgtggtggtgatggtgctATGGATGTGAAAGCTGGGGGTGATGGAGCCTAAGGCAATACTGGAAAAAAGCGGGTACTTCTAATTCCAGAATGAATGCGGAGGCCAGTGAAAAGAGAGACTCGAAAACTACTGGTAGGGCAGCTAGGGGACGGAGGCAAAGAAAACCTAGGACCTCTATCCCATGTGACTAAAATACTTGGATAGATACGTTGTATCTTGTCATACCTTTAGACTAATCTATTTTGGCATCTTGGTATAACGTCGGAAGTTTTTATTGCCTGAGGACCGGCCAGGTCTTGTGCTTTGGCTTTTGGCTTAGGATTgcgtaggtacctaggtaggcttGCGTTTAGGCCGGGGTAATGGGGGCGTTAGGGCACTGGCGGGTTGGCACGAACATGCAGATCATCCAATCAATGTTTTTGTGTTACCTTGACTCTGCTGTCACGGTGGGCTAATCCTACCTACCTTCATCATCTACAGTATGGAGTATCGTGAGGATTCGCCTCCGTCATAAGGTTGAGAGGGGAAAATAGGTCAGGCCTAGACTTTGGAGTACTGTGCAGAATATGTGGCAGCTGGTCACGGCGCGCCCTCCATCAaaccttaccttagtagCTATCATCTCCTCCACCAAGACCGGACAATAATTGGACCCTgaggaaaaaaaaggaaatcaGATGTTATTCTGTCCGGCATATTATCTCGAAAGAAGCAAGTATAGAAGACCCCTGTTTGTAAGAGACAAGGTCCGAAGTACCCAGGTAGACATCCATTGAGTAATTCGATAGGCCAGAAATGCTCCTGAACGTCTGTGAGCTTTAACCGTTGAAGTAGGCCAGCGTCAGACCATTGGATTGGGCCCAGGCCAACTCACGGCAATCGTCGATGAAGTGCTGCTTATTTTCCGTATGTAGGTGACTTTGGGGCCGGCAAGCTCGTGATGCAGAGTGTCAATGGGGGCTGGGAATTGCAGAGAGACTTGGGTCTGTTGCATGCATCAACCGGATGCGCATAAGAAGCGCCTCTGACGTGATGTTACTGAATAGCCCGCACTCACACCAGAGCTGGAGTCTAAAGCGTAAGAATGAGACTCCGTTTGGTGGGTCACTCATCACGATACCTGACTTCATATTCGACCTGCAGACAGACTCAAAAGAATCTCAATGGAAAAGATGGATGGCTGGTGGTGTGCATTGTCCCTGTACTTACAGGGCTTGGGTCCAAGTTAGACGCAGTTACAGTGAAAGCGGATTGGCCGCTCCACACTCGGAATCGATATGCTAACGCGGATGAAGCTTCATCGGCCCCACCGATGTATCCCCGACCAACCGAGGACTGATATATCAGAACATCCATGGATCACATCAGGTGAATCATAGCAGGATAGGGATGAACAAATAAAACAGGAACAGGGTCGCAGTGATTTCTTTCATGATACGACAGCTGCAATATTTGTAGTATACGGAAGGAGAACACCTACCTTTGTACCTAGACGACTCTATATCATAACAGCCcgttcaacaacatccatggctaggtacctaggcatGTAATTGACGGAAACCCCGCTCAACAGGCCCAATGATGATGCCCTCGGCAGTGGAGGATTTCTTTGTTGAATTTCTTCCACTGACAAGCTGCAGCGTCATCGTGTGTCGTGGCTCAACCGATCCAACCCCTCGTGACCTTGCTTACTAGGACTAGGATAGACCCGTTTGCAACACGATCCAAGGGACTCGTGGATCAAGATCGACTCCGCTTAACTTAGCCTTTGACTCCGCTTTTTAGCTCTGTAGTAATTCAAGCTTTCTTACTTGCTGCTGCTCACGTCACTTTCCGACCCTCAAGAACTGTTCTTACTTTGCTGTGATGATCTCCAGAGCTTGTGAGACCTAAGATTCGAAGATAGAGTCCACGCACTGAGTAGCACGTAGAGCTAGAACTATAGTGAACTGGTGCGTCTTTCTTCACCGTTGAATATCTCCGAGTATGACCTAACCGTAATTGACCGTAGGTCAACTCACGAGTAAATCTTGAGATGATGTCTTTTATCCTCCTACATGTTTTACCCTAGAAGCAAAGAAGTTGAGGCCAGTTTATGAAACCATATGCAAGAGACGAGATAACCAATTAACTAACTCTTATTCGACACTGAGCAGATATATCATGCAGCCCGTTTCCGCTGAGTGTCGATCCTCGCGAGCAACAATCTCAATTCTCATTCGTCTTTATGTTCCGAATTTGCGCCAGGCTCATTGTGTATTCCATGTATGCTGATCACGAAGTTTTCAATTAAAATGCCTTGAAGCACATCATAGTTATTAATAGCATTACAGTAGTCCTCACAGGTGAATGATTAAAAGTGAGATCACCGTGTAAGAAGATTGTCTAATCATGAAATACTTAAGAGCTTCAGGCATAGTAGGAAATATGCCATTTAGAGATGTCTCACCCCACTCCACTATAAGTCATACTCGATGTTGCTGCGATACCGAGGGCCGATATCGGTCCATTCGTGGTAGGATGTTAGCAGCAACTTTCCTAACGTTGTCGACCTTGTAGAAGTTCGCACAGATGAACCATTCCGCTCAAATGGGATATGATGCGCGTATCTGCTGAGTCGTTAACAGGGCTTTGTCGGTGGTGCAGCGTCTCGAACTCCTTTCGCTTCGACTATCCCAGCATCTCAATCAGGGCACAATATATTTGGCCAGGACCGTGGTTAGTATTATCTAATTCTCGCTCAAGTACGCATCTTTTTGAGAATTAAGGTCTTTTTCGAAGGGGGTATCAAGTTAATTGGCAAAATTAtgaaaggaatttctttATTTGGTCAGTCTTCGTCCAAGTGACGATAGCTTCAAAATCATCCCGACGAAAGGAATCGACCCGGTTCTTCCTCACTGCATCGTGCTACCTTGAACCAAATTAATTGGGTCATTCGTACTTCACCAACGACTCGACTGTGCACAATAGTGAATAGTGACCAAAGCGTCGGTGAGTGATTGAACTTTGTAAGTCGGGGATTCCGTTTGCGGAAATAGTCGAGATCCACCTATACGAGCCCTGAAGTGTTGGGCCGGAACACAAAGTAAAGTTTTGTAAACATTAAGGATAACTTGTGTGATATTTCACGGCTTCCAAACCAATGCATATTCGCGATGCTACTCTGGTATAACAAATCATATGACATTCGTTTCAGATCCTGCCTGATATATGACAATTGTAGTTGATGTTTCTCGTGATTCTTCCAAGCCAGCCCATTTAAATCATTTCTCCATCAGTTGTAAAACATTCTCCTTAGGACACTGGGTTGAGTTCTCCTGTATATCATCAAGCCCACGATGGCAGCCACGTGCTTAAGCATCAATGTATCTCTGTAAGAAAGAATCGAGAAATGAATGTGGACTCTGATAGACTGAACGTGTTGGTTCTGACAGAACTTTGGGTATGAAATCTGTGGAGTGTAGGAATAAGAGCCGGATTCTCTCTTGTAGCCTGTGTCGAGGTCGTTCAGATAAGGACTGTGTATGCTAGTATGCAGTGATGTGTTCGTAACGTCGTTAAGTTCGAGTGAGTGTGTGAGTTGAGGGGATAAAGTCCTATTCTCCAACCGAGATGACTACATCGCCCTTGCATTTGCCGTATGAGCAGCATTCGGATGCATCCATGTCGCCTTTAAGGATAGCATCGACTTTAGACTAGAACCAACTGTTAGTATAGATGATGTCTTTACAGAAAATGGTCACTTACTTGAGGGCAAGGCCCATTTGGGGAGATAGAAGAGGTTGGGACAGGTGATGCCATAACCAGGGTAGCAGAGGTAGCCAGAACGAGCGTGTACCACTTCATGATGAGTATATAAGGAAAGGTTGGTAAACGAGGGAAACTACTAGAGTTGAGTAAAACGAACGTGTTGGGTGAAAGAGTGACTGAGGAAGCGAGTGACAATAGTTTGAATAGAAAGAGAGAGTGTGTGTGAGTGGAGGAGCAAGTggagggaggagaggaagcTTGTCTGGTTTATATGGCCTCAAGGTCACTGCGCAAACTCAACGTTTGACCATAGATTCAAGGGCGATTCGTTGAAAGCAGGAAATCACTCACTGACATTGGAGTCACTGCCAAGATTGCCTTGGGTCGCAAAAGAAACTGCATGCGGCACTAACATCCATTTCTCAGGAGAGTTTGCAAGGCAGCGTTGAACTCTTTTTGACGCAAACGTCGAAAATGTCCTTTCATTCCAACCAAAGTCCTGTCGGATTTGGTGCGCACCTCATGCGCTAATGCAGGTACACTACAGGCGACTTACAAGGGGACAGGGGCCCACATGCGTCATATTCTGGGGGTCACAATCGCTAATGAAACCTCGTAATCCAACTTTTTACATTGCATTTATCTGCCGATATTGAATGGTCTGGTAAAGATCAGCCATGACAGTTGTGAAATTGCACCAATCAGTACCGGATCTCTCATACCATACAGAAATACTGCTGAGATTCGGTTACAGGCCAGAATATACTCCCTAAGTAGATTCTAAGAATGGTCGAGACTTATTgccaagagagagagacatgaagaaaaagaaacagggCTGGActtgggagcaagaa
This region includes:
- a CDS encoding hypothetical protein (EggNog:ENOG41) — translated: MSSGPLKTGPSSRLGQGSHPTAPGNNQSLLLEKLHARTSTPDSEALASSDDEGEHRYESGTAASHSTSQPPRPVRRPSWLNETSQTLGRPRRGSIASNSMSPTTSHPSTPSGEAGGAWGSHSASSVMGRGSGAPGFSWGTAIWNNERKDPPSRLSEVLPSPTSTMPPGGGNSFFGSDMQTSPVSRDPAPNSQIPFAIPLHPTPKTYRSQSYSVGQLDPESTAAPPSMSSSAIMGRARYPALQHRPSRPSMLSEMANDGSMLGKVKEVEDDDDESPSESMQSSFHQSDAKTIEMLARENAMLRQQQQQQTQYNNARIRPRAVTGSSYPANGYPIRDTVPEESDYAIDELDEANESGDMLAKRALSRRMSEYGAGSLRSPFENNRKPENANLKKALWSSSLGFNPSDISQSRRHSFANMPTRQGSISSVPDAAALEPSALDMQQSQEYPPGYPDPAAFSASSHASQYFGVGGGANIGNAYQPGFANQYGSPYGLPTAYGNRAPSPHRNVYSIAQPRHNQLLHIVLFKCARADVFYIQEGTGLNVKPGDLVIVEADRGTDLGTVAKDNVEWQAAKELKEHYAEEQYKWLMMYSQNAAVAQEGSSAGLLASSTGLQGSAVGGMGPPNQHHAQEPNAGELRPKLIKRLAQNHEIQALRDKEGQEAKAKRVCMQKVKEHALNMEILDAEFQMDWKKLTFYYFADSYINFNSLVTDLFKIYKTRIWMSAINPASFASPTLGIQAPSGIGPGAVNANRGAGGNDRRQNQQIQEPHQTSAFPSGARDGRGFRPPPTFSQPFGNEGRLAQPSGYPPSNYPYGQFANPYSNPRSNVGYGASSGAMPGAMEGYPVGVPQLGEYTTMRQRFPNPQSGPSPAPHSQATSPLAPQNDWVGSFQGLSLNTH